Proteins co-encoded in one uncultured Draconibacterium sp. genomic window:
- a CDS encoding OsmC family protein, whose translation MAKQEVKVSWKDKMAFEAEVDGHKILLDAAEAVGGEDQGPRPKPLMLTALAGCTGMDVISILKKMRVEVEDFDVTVEGDLTDEHPKQYYKMNVIYTFKGKELPLEKLKKAVSLSEERYCGVSALYKKAIELTSEIKIID comes from the coding sequence ATGGCAAAACAAGAAGTAAAAGTTAGCTGGAAAGATAAAATGGCTTTTGAGGCCGAAGTAGACGGACACAAAATATTGCTCGACGCTGCCGAAGCTGTTGGTGGAGAAGATCAGGGGCCGCGCCCAAAACCACTAATGCTTACGGCACTTGCCGGCTGTACGGGAATGGATGTGATATCTATTCTGAAAAAAATGCGCGTTGAAGTAGAAGATTTCGATGTAACTGTTGAAGGTGATTTAACCGATGAGCATCCGAAACAGTATTATAAAATGAATGTTATCTATACGTTTAAAGGTAAAGAGCTTCCTTTGGAGAAACTAAAAAAAGCAGTTAGTTTGTCGGAAGAAAGATATTGTGGAGTAAGTGCGCTTTACAAAAAAGCAATAGAGCTTACTTCTGAAATTAAAATTATAGATTAA
- the trxA gene encoding thioredoxin: MSTTLIVIAVVLAALVAVIAVNYFRMKNAKPVANSKRIKVLNNKNFKAATKRGVVLLDFWAPWCGPCKIIAPTLNEIADSQTDFMVAKVNVDHNQQLAQKFKVRNIPTMLILKDGKEAGRIVGVKTKRTILKQVDAVMAG, encoded by the coding sequence ATGTCGACTACACTAATTGTAATTGCGGTTGTTCTTGCCGCGTTGGTTGCAGTAATTGCAGTAAATTATTTTCGAATGAAAAATGCCAAACCAGTGGCAAACAGCAAACGAATTAAAGTGCTGAACAATAAAAATTTTAAAGCAGCAACAAAACGCGGAGTTGTATTGCTCGATTTTTGGGCCCCCTGGTGTGGACCATGCAAAATTATTGCACCTACCTTAAACGAAATTGCCGACAGCCAAACTGATTTTATGGTGGCAAAAGTTAATGTAGACCACAACCAGCAATTAGCTCAAAAATTTAAGGTGCGCAATATTCCAACCATGCTTATTCTAAAAGATGGAAAGGAAGCCGGCCGTATTGTTGGTGTAAAAACAAAACGTACTATCTTAAAACAGGTTGACGCTGTAATGGCGGGATAA
- a CDS encoding proline/glycine betaine ABC transporter permease yields the protein MDKLIDLGKYIEQGINVLEESLSGLWGAIDDVISWTVDFLNDTFLAIPFIVIIALVTFGAYYANAGKLAFKKEGFKKGVGLALFVVFGLLLIWAMGYWKEAIQTTTLVIVATIIALLFGIPLGIWAARSNMANAIIRPILDLMQTMPAFVYLIPAIFFFSVGNTPGVIATVIFSLPPAVRLTSLGIRNVPADVIEAGHAFGATDKQILFKIQLPLAKTTILAGINQVILLALSMVVIASMVGAKGLGAIVYQGIQQNDIAKGFESGLGIVVLAIILDRITQAVAKK from the coding sequence ATGGATAAGTTAATAGACCTCGGAAAATATATTGAACAGGGAATTAATGTACTGGAAGAAAGCCTTTCCGGTCTTTGGGGAGCTATCGATGATGTAATCTCATGGACGGTAGACTTCTTAAACGACACGTTTCTGGCTATTCCTTTCATTGTAATTATTGCCCTTGTTACTTTTGGTGCCTACTATGCCAACGCCGGAAAGCTTGCCTTTAAGAAAGAAGGTTTCAAAAAAGGTGTTGGGTTAGCTCTTTTTGTTGTTTTTGGTCTTTTGCTGATTTGGGCGATGGGCTATTGGAAAGAAGCCATTCAAACAACAACACTTGTAATAGTGGCTACCATTATAGCACTTTTGTTTGGAATCCCACTGGGAATTTGGGCCGCACGCAGCAACATGGCTAATGCTATTATTCGGCCAATTCTCGACTTAATGCAAACCATGCCGGCATTTGTTTACCTTATTCCTGCAATTTTCTTCTTTAGTGTTGGAAATACGCCGGGTGTTATAGCAACGGTTATTTTCTCGTTGCCACCGGCAGTGCGTTTAACAAGTCTGGGAATCCGGAACGTGCCCGCCGATGTTATTGAGGCTGGTCATGCTTTTGGCGCAACTGATAAACAGATTCTGTTTAAAATACAATTACCTCTGGCAAAAACGACAATTCTTGCTGGTATAAACCAGGTAATTCTGCTTGCCTTGTCGATGGTTGTTATTGCATCAATGGTTGGTGCAAAAGGACTGGGTGCCATTGTTTACCAGGGAATTCAGCAAAACGACATTGCCAAAGGTTTTGAATCGGGACTTGGTATTGTTGTGCTTGCCATTATATTAGACCGTATTACCCAGGCTGTTGCTAAAAAATAA
- a CDS encoding DUF456 domain-containing protein translates to MDILLIVLGALFIISGVLGCVLPIIPGPPLSYIGLLLLHFTERYQFSSKFLIIWAAITVVVYVLDYLIPAWGTKKFGGSKRGIFGSIIGLVIGMFFFPPFGIIIGPFIGAVVGELTIGKDSGAALKSGFGSFLGFLAGTLLKLIASGMMTWYFVKEMIV, encoded by the coding sequence ATGGATATTCTATTAATCGTTTTAGGAGCACTTTTTATTATCAGCGGAGTTTTGGGTTGCGTTTTGCCAATTATTCCGGGGCCTCCTTTAAGTTATATTGGCCTTTTGTTACTGCATTTTACCGAGCGTTATCAATTCTCTTCAAAATTTCTGATTATATGGGCTGCAATTACGGTTGTAGTTTATGTCCTCGATTACCTTATTCCGGCCTGGGGAACTAAAAAATTCGGAGGAAGTAAACGTGGCATTTTCGGAAGCATTATAGGTCTGGTAATTGGAATGTTCTTCTTCCCTCCTTTTGGCATAATAATCGGTCCTTTTATAGGTGCTGTAGTTGGTGAACTTACTATTGGTAAAGACTCGGGAGCCGCCTTGAAATCAGGTTTTGGATCGTTTTTAGGGTTTTTAGCCGGTACATTGCTAAAACTTATTGCATCGGGCATGATGACCTGGTATTTCGTAAAAGAGATGATTGTTTAA
- the rimK gene encoding 30S ribosomal protein S6--L-glutamate ligase, which yields MNEEKIIIGSEEWCGLPQLNIPGVKARIDSGAKTSALHAVNISQFKKNGQPWISFDVHPLQKDGKTTIHCEAPLLDKRKVKSSSGNSEVRFVIRTVLSIAGEAWDIEVTLTNRDSMGYRMLLGRQAMSGKILVDPEESFHLGDLSKERIASYYYTNITRPTGLKIGLLASNPDLYSNTRIMEAGQEHGHEMEFLNLKDCYIKLDGKNPEMHYRGGRVLNEFDAIIPRIRPSATFYGCALTRHFEAMGVYTLNTASAITQSRDKLYALQLLINNGLPIPTTGFANSPLDTNELIQMVGGAPLIVKLLEGTQGKGVVLAETKKAAESLINAFKSLRANILVQEFVKEADGKDIRCFVVNGKVVASIMRTAAPGEFRANIHMGGTASITKITAEERRIAVLAAKTLNLKVAGVDIIRGKNGPLLLEVNSSPGLEGVEGASNKDIAGKMIEAIEKDLKYHSREI from the coding sequence ATGAATGAAGAAAAAATTATTATTGGAAGTGAAGAGTGGTGTGGTTTGCCGCAATTAAATATTCCGGGAGTAAAAGCCCGGATCGATTCGGGAGCAAAAACTTCAGCTCTACATGCCGTAAATATTAGTCAGTTTAAAAAGAATGGCCAGCCATGGATTAGTTTTGATGTTCATCCGCTGCAAAAAGATGGAAAAACCACTATTCATTGCGAAGCTCCGTTATTAGACAAGCGTAAAGTAAAAAGCTCAAGTGGTAATAGCGAAGTTCGCTTTGTTATAAGAACAGTACTATCAATCGCAGGCGAAGCATGGGATATTGAAGTGACACTAACAAACCGCGACTCGATGGGCTACCGAATGTTATTGGGGCGGCAAGCTATGTCGGGAAAAATATTGGTTGATCCGGAAGAATCGTTTCATTTAGGCGATCTTTCCAAAGAACGTATCGCATCGTATTACTATACAAATATTACACGTCCTACGGGTTTGAAAATTGGATTGCTGGCCAGTAATCCGGATCTATACAGTAACACAAGAATTATGGAAGCGGGGCAGGAGCATGGCCACGAAATGGAGTTTCTGAACCTAAAAGACTGTTACATTAAACTGGATGGTAAAAATCCGGAAATGCATTACCGTGGAGGCCGGGTTTTAAATGAGTTTGATGCCATTATTCCGAGAATCAGACCAAGTGCCACCTTTTATGGCTGTGCACTTACGCGGCATTTCGAAGCTATGGGCGTTTATACGTTAAATACCGCGTCAGCAATTACCCAGTCTCGCGATAAGTTGTATGCTCTACAGTTGCTCATCAATAATGGGTTGCCTATTCCTACGACCGGATTTGCCAACTCGCCACTTGATACCAACGAATTGATACAGATGGTTGGAGGTGCACCGTTAATTGTAAAACTATTGGAAGGCACACAAGGCAAAGGAGTGGTTTTAGCCGAAACTAAAAAGGCTGCCGAGAGTTTGATTAACGCCTTTAAAAGCCTCCGTGCAAATATTCTGGTGCAAGAATTTGTTAAAGAGGCCGATGGTAAAGATATCCGTTGTTTTGTGGTGAATGGAAAAGTGGTAGCCAGCATTATGCGTACTGCAGCTCCGGGCGAATTCCGTGCGAATATTCACATGGGAGGAACCGCATCGATTACTAAAATTACTGCGGAAGAAAGGCGTATTGCAGTTCTTGCCGCAAAAACCTTAAACCTGAAAGTTGCGGGTGTTGATATCATCCGCGGGAAAAACGGACCGCTGTTGTTGGAAGTAAATTCGTCGCCGGGTCTTGAGGGGGTAGAAGGAGCATCGAATAAAGATATTGCCGGCAAAATGATTGAAGCCATTGAAAAAGACTTAAAATACCACAGCAGGGAAATTTAA
- the arfB gene encoding alternative ribosome rescue aminoacyl-tRNA hydrolase ArfB produces the protein MNLSEQTKEELINTCTFTASRSGGPGGQNVNKVNTKIELRFNLIDTTVFSETQKIRIGNKLKNRINSEGVIVLFESSERSQLKNKQKAIAKFIELIEKALTPVKRRVKTKPTISSKLKRLEKKKQQSTKKQLRQRPNL, from the coding sequence ATGAACCTCTCGGAACAAACAAAAGAAGAACTTATTAATACCTGTACTTTTACGGCCAGTAGAAGTGGCGGCCCCGGGGGACAAAATGTAAACAAAGTAAACACTAAAATAGAGCTGCGTTTTAACCTGATTGATACCACTGTTTTTTCCGAAACACAAAAAATACGCATTGGTAACAAATTGAAAAACCGGATCAATTCCGAAGGAGTTATTGTGCTCTTCGAGAGTAGCGAACGCAGCCAGTTAAAAAACAAACAAAAAGCCATCGCTAAATTTATCGAATTGATAGAGAAGGCATTAACACCCGTCAAGCGAAGAGTAAAAACAAAGCCAACAATTTCGTCGAAATTAAAACGACTGGAGAAGAAAAAACAGCAATCTACGAAAAAACAGCTTCGCCAACGGCCAAATTTATAG
- a CDS encoding CPBP family intramembrane glutamic endopeptidase: MEEYRTKYYPTILQGIHLVILYIFIQTVVDFPLAVVDYYKGTEYLYNPVKKIVLGVGSVVFILLYGIRKAKAPVLEIFPVKLFNPLVFLPIVTFLWGAHNILEDVNIWVEKMLPAPPWFWELFDRIFEGDYGFMGAFLKVAVVAPVIEELIFRGLIFNGFRKNYNGFVAVFMSALLFSLFHLNPWQMPATFLLGLLLGWLMLRTNNIFVAIIGHSINNAMVLLTVTYWQQIREYSIYLLERKDLLLLSGLVMALSIVLIYFTSIPWFRKRR, translated from the coding sequence ATGGAAGAGTATCGCACAAAATATTATCCAACCATTTTACAGGGCATTCACCTTGTTATTCTTTACATTTTTATTCAAACCGTTGTTGATTTTCCGCTGGCGGTAGTCGATTATTACAAAGGCACCGAATACCTTTATAATCCGGTGAAGAAAATTGTACTTGGCGTTGGCTCGGTGGTTTTTATACTCCTTTATGGAATTCGAAAAGCAAAAGCTCCTGTTTTGGAGATTTTCCCGGTTAAACTTTTTAATCCTTTGGTATTTCTTCCAATCGTAACATTTCTTTGGGGGGCACATAACATTCTGGAAGATGTTAATATCTGGGTTGAAAAGATGTTGCCTGCCCCACCCTGGTTTTGGGAACTTTTCGATCGTATTTTTGAAGGCGACTATGGTTTTATGGGCGCTTTTCTGAAAGTGGCTGTTGTTGCTCCTGTTATTGAGGAACTAATCTTTAGGGGGCTTATTTTTAACGGATTCCGAAAAAATTACAATGGTTTTGTTGCCGTATTTATGTCGGCACTTTTGTTCTCCCTGTTTCATTTAAACCCGTGGCAAATGCCGGCTACGTTTCTACTGGGGTTACTGCTTGGCTGGTTAATGTTGCGCACCAATAATATTTTTGTTGCTATAATCGGACACTCCATTAATAATGCTATGGTATTGCTAACCGTAACTTACTGGCAACAAATTCGCGAATATTCCATCTATCTTTTAGAGCGAAAAGACCTGCTGTTGCTAAGTGGGCTTGTAATGGCACTTTCAATCGTCCTAATTTATTTTACCAGCATTCCGTGGTTTCGCAAACGCCGATGA
- a CDS encoding GtrA family protein, with protein MQKVLEKTGNTIRSFIDWFYFPFLHFLPREIFRYAATGGSNTTLDITLYFIFYRFILKMQVVDLGFVAISPHIAAFIMVFPITFLTGFFLAKYVTFSSSVIKGRIQLFRYLLSVSGSILLNYLFLKFFVEYCGLYATLSKVITTMLVIIYSYMVQRYFTFKTGKKLLATRNRS; from the coding sequence ATGCAGAAGGTTTTAGAAAAAACAGGTAACACAATCAGAAGCTTTATCGACTGGTTTTATTTTCCCTTTTTGCATTTTCTACCACGCGAAATATTTCGCTATGCGGCTACAGGCGGCTCAAATACTACGCTCGACATAACTTTGTATTTTATTTTCTACCGTTTTATTCTAAAAATGCAAGTTGTCGATTTGGGATTTGTTGCTATCAGCCCACACATTGCAGCTTTTATAATGGTTTTTCCCATTACATTCTTAACCGGATTTTTTCTGGCAAAATACGTAACCTTCTCTTCTTCTGTTATCAAGGGGCGGATTCAGTTATTTCGCTATTTATTATCAGTTTCCGGCTCAATTCTACTCAACTACCTATTCCTGAAATTCTTTGTTGAATATTGCGGTTTATATGCTACTCTATCAAAAGTTATAACTACCATGCTGGTAATTATATACAGTTACATGGTACAACGGTATTTTACCTTTAAAACCGGCAAAAAACTGCTTGCCACCCGAAATCGTTCGTAA
- a CDS encoding glycine betaine/L-proline ABC transporter ATP-binding protein has translation MPDKRKTKIKIEDLTLIFGKRKQEALKLLEQGVSKDEILKRTKCTVGVSRASIEIKEGEVFVIMGLSGSGKSTLIRCLNRLNEPTAGKVIFDDHDITRESNKELLETRRTEMSMVFQKFGLLPHRTILENAAFGLELRGEDKEDRDERAKVALETVGLKGYEAQYPSELSGGMQQRVGLARALANDPAVLLMDEAFSALDPLIKSDMQDELLEIQDKLHKTIVFITHDLDEAIKIGDRIAIMKDGVVEQIGTAEDILTNPASEYVEAFVEKVDRKTIITAETLMFKKHTSLELHKDGPKGAVRKMRSIGADQLPVIDERKKFLGHVWLQDVLKLEISNEKSIEKVINTNVPSVYKHYTVEDMLPLITGIRHPLAVIEEETGRFLGLVTQTSLIIEATRFEKKEVIKLKEQANEL, from the coding sequence ATGCCTGACAAAAGGAAAACAAAAATTAAGATTGAAGATTTAACACTAATCTTCGGTAAACGCAAACAAGAGGCACTGAAGCTATTAGAGCAAGGTGTTTCAAAAGACGAAATTCTGAAAAGGACGAAGTGCACAGTAGGTGTAAGTCGTGCCAGCATTGAAATAAAAGAGGGAGAAGTTTTTGTGATCATGGGGCTTTCAGGCAGTGGAAAATCGACTTTAATCCGCTGCTTAAACCGCTTAAACGAGCCAACGGCAGGGAAAGTAATTTTCGATGATCACGACATAACACGTGAAAGTAATAAAGAGTTACTGGAAACCCGCAGAACCGAAATGAGTATGGTTTTCCAAAAATTTGGATTACTCCCCCACCGAACTATTTTAGAAAATGCAGCTTTTGGTTTAGAGCTTCGCGGCGAAGACAAGGAAGATCGTGATGAACGAGCCAAGGTAGCATTGGAAACAGTTGGATTGAAAGGTTATGAAGCTCAATATCCATCAGAGTTATCAGGTGGTATGCAACAGCGTGTAGGTTTGGCTCGTGCCCTTGCAAACGATCCTGCTGTTCTGCTTATGGACGAAGCCTTTTCGGCACTCGACCCGCTTATTAAATCAGATATGCAGGACGAGTTGCTGGAGATTCAGGATAAGCTGCACAAAACGATTGTATTTATTACGCACGACCTCGATGAAGCTATTAAAATTGGCGACCGTATTGCCATTATGAAAGATGGTGTAGTTGAGCAAATTGGTACGGCAGAAGACATTCTTACCAATCCTGCCAGTGAATATGTTGAGGCATTTGTGGAAAAAGTGGACAGAAAAACCATTATTACTGCAGAAACGCTAATGTTTAAAAAGCACACCTCGCTCGAGCTTCATAAAGACGGGCCAAAAGGTGCTGTTCGGAAAATGCGTTCGATTGGAGCAGATCAGTTACCGGTTATTGATGAACGCAAGAAGTTCCTCGGTCATGTTTGGCTTCAAGATGTTTTAAAGTTGGAAATCAGTAATGAAAAGTCTATCGAGAAAGTAATAAACACCAATGTTCCAAGTGTGTATAAACATTACACAGTTGAGGATATGCTACCGTTAATTACTGGTATCAGGCATCCGCTAGCGGTAATCGAAGAAGAGACCGGAAGATTCCTCGGCCTGGTTACACAAACCTCGTTGATTATTGAGGCTACGCGCTTCGAGAAAAAAGAAGTGATTAAATTAAAAGAACAAGCTAACGAATTATAG
- a CDS encoding thioredoxin family protein encodes MKLLRTGLPEIESAAELEKVLAENENVMVCCGRMGPMCFPVYNVMERLEKERNNVKFMVMAFDNPEASPIRNAPECSGFMGLPFTMYYKNGKVAKATTSIQTQEQVTAILDEQFGN; translated from the coding sequence ATGAAACTTTTAAGAACAGGATTACCCGAAATAGAATCAGCAGCCGAGTTAGAAAAAGTATTGGCCGAAAACGAGAATGTAATGGTATGTTGCGGCCGTATGGGGCCGATGTGTTTCCCGGTATACAATGTTATGGAACGCCTGGAGAAAGAGCGCAACAACGTAAAATTTATGGTTATGGCCTTTGATAATCCAGAGGCATCGCCAATTCGAAATGCGCCTGAGTGCAGCGGTTTTATGGGACTTCCGTTCACCATGTATTACAAAAACGGAAAAGTGGCTAAAGCAACAACAAGTATTCAAACTCAAGAGCAGGTTACTGCTATTCTTGACGAGCAGTTTGGTAACTAA
- a CDS encoding Crp/Fnr family transcriptional regulator: protein MDLTNNIKNLDNLNAYKTRVQYLKGETIFKQGAFAPYVMYVVEGLVKVYLQTGVDKNMSISVATEGEFLAFSSVFGEPVHTYSAQAISNTQICMIEKESLKQILLDNPQFALKITSQNYRNERHLFEVIKNISYKQMRGKLASALLYLSQEEFMKKNIFEFLTRQDIADFASISAESAIKFLKEFEKENIITLNGKDIIVDDAAQLLSISKNG, encoded by the coding sequence TTGGATTTAACGAACAACATAAAGAACTTAGACAACCTGAATGCATACAAAACCCGCGTTCAGTACTTAAAAGGCGAAACGATTTTTAAACAAGGCGCCTTTGCACCTTATGTAATGTACGTGGTTGAGGGCCTGGTAAAAGTGTACCTGCAAACTGGTGTCGATAAGAATATGAGTATTAGTGTAGCAACCGAAGGCGAGTTTCTTGCCTTTTCATCGGTGTTTGGCGAGCCAGTCCACACCTACTCGGCACAGGCGATCAGCAATACGCAAATTTGTATGATCGAAAAAGAAAGCCTGAAACAGATTTTGCTGGATAACCCGCAGTTTGCCCTGAAGATTACTTCGCAGAACTACCGAAACGAAAGGCATTTGTTTGAGGTGATTAAAAATATTTCGTACAAACAAATGCGCGGAAAACTAGCTTCTGCCCTGCTCTACCTCAGCCAGGAAGAGTTTATGAAAAAGAATATCTTCGAATTTCTTACCCGTCAGGATATTGCTGATTTTGCATCTATTTCGGCAGAAAGTGCTATTAAGTTTCTAAAAGAGTTTGAAAAGGAAAACATTATTACGCTTAATGGTAAAGATATTATTGTTGACGATGCCGCTCAACTTTTGAGTATCAGCAAAAACGGATAA
- a CDS encoding glycine betaine ABC transporter substrate-binding protein: MLNLKKLGTLFVAATLLFAITSCSNSGSKNKSAEVEKKEVNILYPNWAEGIAFTNLAKVALEANGFDVEMTNLEPGLIYGELSKDDSKGDVFLDAWLPNTHKDYWADYGDKLVKLGEAFSNGTTGLVVPSYVTINSIEELNANKDKFDGEIIGIGSGAGIHANTEKAIEEYGLDFEQITSSGPAMVASLEKAIKNNEWIVVTGWKPHFKWAKNDLKYLEDPKGIYPKDVCAIISRRGFAEDMPKAGTFFKNFNLEEAQLYDLMGKISEVGEEAGAQQYYDANKAMIDAWFN; the protein is encoded by the coding sequence ATGCTGAACTTAAAAAAATTAGGAACTTTGTTTGTAGCTGCAACTTTATTATTTGCAATTACATCATGTTCAAATAGCGGATCGAAAAATAAATCCGCAGAAGTAGAGAAAAAAGAAGTTAATATTTTGTATCCAAACTGGGCTGAAGGTATTGCCTTTACAAACCTGGCAAAGGTGGCACTTGAAGCCAATGGTTTTGATGTTGAAATGACAAACCTTGAACCGGGACTGATTTATGGTGAATTGTCGAAAGACGATTCGAAAGGTGATGTATTTTTAGATGCATGGTTGCCAAATACCCACAAAGATTATTGGGCCGACTATGGCGATAAACTGGTAAAACTTGGAGAAGCCTTTAGTAATGGAACTACAGGTTTGGTTGTTCCTTCTTATGTAACCATTAACTCTATTGAAGAACTTAACGCAAACAAAGATAAGTTCGATGGTGAAATCATTGGAATTGGAAGTGGCGCCGGTATTCATGCCAACACCGAAAAAGCAATTGAAGAATATGGTTTGGATTTCGAGCAAATTACATCAAGTGGACCAGCAATGGTTGCCAGTCTTGAAAAAGCAATTAAAAACAACGAATGGATTGTTGTTACCGGTTGGAAACCACATTTCAAATGGGCTAAAAACGATTTGAAATACCTTGAAGATCCAAAAGGAATATATCCGAAAGATGTTTGTGCAATTATTTCGCGCAGAGGTTTTGCTGAGGATATGCCCAAAGCTGGTACTTTCTTTAAAAACTTCAATCTTGAAGAAGCTCAGCTTTACGATTTGATGGGAAAAATCTCAGAAGTTGGTGAAGAAGCAGGCGCACAACAATATTACGATGCGAACAAAGCAATGATCGACGCCTGGTTTAACTAA